DNA sequence from the Kineococcus endophyticus genome:
CGCATCTACGAACTGTCGCAGGAGGTCGTGGACTTCCAGCGCGCCGTCACCCCGCTGACGGCGATCCTCACCGGGCTCACCGGCGGGTTCCAGAAGTACCGCGTCGACGAGGAGCTCCAGCGCTACCTGCGTGACGTCGCCGACCACGTGACGGTCGCCGTCGAACGCATCGAGAACTACCGCAGCCAGTTGCGCGACATCCTCACCGTCAACGCGACCCTGGTCGGTCAGCGGCAGAACGAGGAGATGCAGGCCATGACCGAGGCCAGCTTCGCCCAGAGCGAGGAGGTCAAGAAGATCTCCTCCTGGGCCGCGATCCTGTTCGCGCCCAGCCTGATCGGCGGGATCTACGGCATGAACTTCACGCACATGCCGGAACTGCAGTGGACGTACGGGTACCCGCTGGCGCTGCTGCTCATGCTCGGCCTCAGCGTCACGCTGTACGTCATCTTCAAACGCCGCGGGTGGCTGTAGCCCCGACCCGTGCCTAGCGTGACGGGATGAGGAGTCCCGCCGCCCGCGTCGTCGAGGCCGCCATCGCCGGCTACCAGCACCGGCTGTCGCCCCGGAAGGGCTGGTCGTGCGCGCACCGCCTCGCCCACGGCGGCGACTCGTGCTCGGCCGCCGTGCGGGACCAGGTGCACCGGCGCGGGGTCGTCGGGGCCGTCCTGCCGAGCGCCGTGCGGTTCCTCGCCTGCTACCGCGCCGCGGTGCTGCTCTCACCGCTGGAGGTGCAGGGGTTCTGCTGCCTCGGCGGGATCCCCATCCCGTTCCGGTTCGGCGGTCGCAACCGCCCCTGACGCGGCCCCTCCGGGGAGGGGTCGTTGACTCGACGCGCCGGTAGGTTCGGCGTGATGCGTCAACGACCCAGACAGGGGGCGGACGCAGGGTGACGTGCGGACCGCGGAGGGTCAGCGGAAGACGACGGTGCGGTTGCCGTCGAGGAGCACGCGCTGCTCGGCGTGCCAGCGCACGGCGCGGGCCAGCGTCCGGGCCTCGACGTCCTGCCCGAGGCGCACCAGCTCGGGCGCGGTGGCGCGGTGGTCGACGCGCTCGATCTCCTGCTCGATGATCGGCCCCTCGTCGAGGTCGGCCGTCACGTAGTGCGCCGTGGCCCCGATGATCTTCACCCCGCGCGCGTGAGCCTGGTGGTAGGGGCGGGCGCCCTTGAAGCTCGGCAGGAACGAGTGGTGGATGTTGATGGCGCGTCCGGACAGGCTGCGGCACAGGTCGTCCGAGAGCACCTGCATGTAACGGGCGAGGACGACGAGTTCGGCGCCGTGCTCGTCGACGAGGTCGAGCATGCGCGCCTCGGCCGCCGCCTTGGACGCCGCGTCGCCCGTGGTGACGGGCACGTGGACGAACGGCACGCCGTAGAAGTCGGCCAGCGGCGCGAGGTCGGTGTGGTTGGACACGACGGCCCGGATGTCGACGGGCAGGTGCCCGGAGCGGTGCCGGAACAGCAGGTCGTTGAGGCAGTGGCCCTGCTTGGAGCACATGACGAGCGTCGGCAGCGGCTCGTCGGCGGCCGACAGCGTCCACGACAGGTCGAAGCGGTGGGCCACCACCTCGAGGTTGGCGCGCAACGCCTCCTCGCTCGCCGTCGCGTCGAACGCGACCCGCATGGTGAAGAGCCCGGTGTCCGGGTCGCCGTACTGCTGGCTCTCGGTGATGTTCGCGTCGAGCGCGACGAGGGCACCCGTCACGGCGTGGACGATGCCGGGACGGTCGGGGCAGGACAGGGTCAGGACCCTCGGACGCGTGCTCACACGGGGAAGCCTAGGGTGGCGTCGTGGCAGAAGCCGAAGCGGTAGCACTGGCCGTGCGCGCGGGCGCCACCGTCTTCTCGGGGGAGAAGTCGACGCTGGTGCAGACCGGCCCGCGCCCCCTCGTCCCCGGCGGGTCGGGCCTGGAGCAGCTGCGCCGCACCACCGCCGCCCTCGACGGGGCGCAGACGGGCGTCGTCGCGGCCGGAGCGGTGCCCTTCGACCTCTCGACCCCCGGTGCCCTGCGCCTCGGCCCGGCGGAGACGACCCCGGGGCACCTGACCCTGCCGCCGACCGGTGGAGGACGCCGGTCCACGGTCGCCCGCAGCCGTCCCGTCCCCCCGCCCGCGGGGTACGCCGACGCGGTCCGCGCCGCACTCGGCCGCATCCACGCGGGTGATGTCGAGAAGGTCGTCCTGGCCCGCACCCTCGAGCTCGAGGCCCTCGACGAGTGGTCCGTCCCGGACCTGCTGGCCGAGCTCGTCTCCCGCAACCCCGCCGCCACGGCGCTCGCCGTGCCGCTCGACGACCCCGCCGACGCCGGCGCCCGCTGGCTCGTCGGGGCGAGCCCGGAGCTGCTGCTGCGGCGCCGGGGTCCGAGCGTGCTGCTGCGGCCGCTGGCCGGTTCCATCCCGCGCTCGCCGGAACCGGACGAGGACATGCGCCGCGCCGACGCCCTCATGGCCTCGGACAAGGACCGGCGCGAGCACCGCTTCGTCGTCGACGCCGTCGTCGAGGCGCTCTCCCCGTTCTGCCGCACGGTGAACGCTCCCGAACCCGAGCTCGTGGCGACGCCTGCGGTGTGGCACCTCGCCACCCGGATCACCGCGCTCCTCAACGACACCGACACCACGTCGGTCGACCTCGTCGCCGCGCTGCACCCCACGCCCGCGGTCGGCGGATCGCCGCGCCGGGCCGCCCTGGACGTGATCCGCGAGGTCGAGGGCCTGGACCGCGGCTGCTACGCCGGGGCCGTCGGCTGGCAGGACGTCCACGGCGACGGCGAGTGGGTCGTGGCCGTCCGGTGCGCCGAGGTGCAGGGCCGGACGCTGCGGATCTTCGCGGGCGCCGGGATCGTCGACGGGTCCGACCCCGACGCGGAGGTGGCCGAGACCGCCGCGAAGATGCGCACCGTCCTGGACGCGGCGATCGCCCGCTGAGGCGTGGCTGGCCGGTCGGGTCCTGGGCTAACCTGGCCGGGCCGCGACTGGCGTCGAGGTGGGTCACCACCGGGGAGCGGCAACGGGCCCTGCGCGCTGGGGTCCGCCGTTCACGGGGTCGTCCGCCTGGGCTCCGCGTCGCCACCACCGCCCGCCGTACGAGGAGCGACCGTGACCGACGTCCAGCCCACCCGCAGCACCGGCACGTCCGGTGTGACCGACCGTCCCCTCGCCGAGGTGGACCCCGAGATCGCCGCCGTCCTGGACGCCGAGCTCGGCCGCCAGCGCGACACCCTCGAGATGATCGCGAGCGAGAACTTCGCGCCGCGCTCGGTGCTCGAGGCGCAGGGGTCCGTCCTGACGAACAAGTACGCCGAGGGCTACCCCGGCAAGCGCTACTACGGCGGTTGCGAGCACGTCGACGTGGCCGAGGAGCTGGCCCGCAGCCGCGCCAAGGCGCTGTTCGGCGCTGAGCACGCCAACGTCCAGCCGCACTCCGGCGCCACCGCCAACGCCGCGGCCATGCACGCCTTCATCCGCGGCGGCGACGGCATCCTGGGCCTCGAGCTCGCCCACGGCGGCCACCTCACGCACGGCATGAAGATCAACTTCTCCGGGCGCATGTACGACGTGTCGTCCTACGGCGTGGACCCGCAGACGTTCCGCGTCGACATGGACGTCGTGCGCGCCACCGCGCTGCAGGCCCGCCCCAAGCTCATCATCGCCGGCTGGTCGGCCTACCCCCGCCAGCTCGACTTCGCGGCGTTCCGCGAGATCGCCGACGAGGTCGGCGCGCACCTCATGGTCGACATGGCCCACTTCGCGGGCCTCGTCGCCGCGGGCCTGCACCCCTCGCCCGTCCCGCACGCGGACGTCGTGACCTCCACGGTCCACAAGACGCTCGCCGGGCCCCGTTCGGGGCTCATCCTGACGCGCGAGGAGTTCGCGAAGAAGGTGGACTCCGCGGTGTTCCCGGGCCAGCAGGGGGGCCCGCTCATGCACGTCGTGGCCGCCAAGGCCGTCGCGTTCAAGGTGGCCGGTTCGGAGGAGTTCGCCGAGCGCCAGCGCCGCACCCTCGAGGGTGCGCGGATCGTCGCCGAGCGCCTCACCGCGGCCGACGTCGCCGAGGCGGGCGTCTCCGTCCTCACCGGCGGCACGGACGTCCACCTCGTCCTCGTCGACCTGCGCGACAGCAAGCTCGACGGCCAACAGGCCGAGGACCGCCTCCACGAGGTCGGCATCACCGTGAACCGCAACGCCGTCCCGTTCGACCCGCGCCCGCCGATGGTCACCTCCGGTCTGCGGATCGGGACACCGGCGCTGGCCACCCGCGGTTTCGGCGCGACCGAGTTCACCGAGGTCGCCGACGTCATCGCCCAGGCCCTCAAGCCGGAGTTCGACGCCGACGCCCTGCGCGCCCGCGTCGCCAAGCTCACGGCCGAGTTCCCGCTCTACCCCTCGAACCAGGGCGTCCTGTGAGCGCGGTCGTCCTCGACGGCAAGGCTGCCGCGGCGGCGGTGAAGGCGGACCTCGCCGAGCGCGTCGCCGTCCTGCGCGCGAAGGGCGTCGTGCCGGGTCTCGGCACGGTGCTCGTCGGCGACGACCCGGGTTCGGCGAGCTACGTGCGCGGCAAGCACCGCGACTGCGCCGAGGTCGGGATCGAGTCGATCCGGGTCGAACTGCCCGCCACCGCGACGCAGGCCGAGATCGAGTCCGAGATCGCCCAGCTCAACGCCGACCCCGCGTGCACCGGGTTCATCGTCCAGCTGCCGCTGCCCTCGGGCGTCGACGCCAACCGTGTGCTCGAGGCCGTCGACCCCGACAAGGACGCCGACGGCCTGCACCCGACGAACCTCGGCCGGCTCGTGCTGCGGGTCCGCGAGGAGATCACCTCCCCGCTGCCCTGCACGCCGCGCGGGGTCATCGACCTGCTGCTGCGGCACGACGTTCCCCTCGACGGGGCCGAGGTCGTCGTCGTCGGGCGCGGGGTGACGGTCGGCCGTCCCATCGGGCTGCTGCTCACGCGGCGGCACCCGAACGCGACGGTCACGTTGTGCCACACCGGGACGAAGAACCTGTCCGAGCACCTGCGGCGGGCCGACGTCATCGTCGCCGCGGCCGGGGTTCCCGGGCTCGTGACGAAGGAGGACGTCAAGCCGGGCGCCGCGGTGCTCGACGTCGGCGTCTCCCGCGTGTTCGACGAGGCCGCGGGCAAGAACGTGCTCGCGGGGGACATCGCGCTCGACGTCGCGGAGGTCGCGGGGTTCATGGCCCCCAACCCCGGTGGGGTCGGGCCGATGACGCGCGCGCTGCTGCTGACGAACGTCGTCGAGTCCGCCGAACGCGCGGCCGGCCTGCGCTGACACGCTCCCCGGGCCGCTGCCCGACCCCTCGTGTCCGAGGGGTCGGGTAGCGTCCCGCGCGTGGCCCCGAGGAAGAAGAAGCTCACCGTCGCGACCGTCAACGTCAACGGGGTGCGTGCCGCTGTCCGCCGCGGGATGCAGCCGTGGCTCGACGGCCGCGACCCGGACGTCCTGCTGCTGCAGGAGGTCCGCGCCCCCGACGCCGAACTGCGCAAGGCGCTGCCAGGGTTCACGCACGTGGCGCACACCGAGGCCGCGGCCAAGGGCCGGGCCGGCGTCGCCGTCGCGTCGAAGCGGGAGTTCTCCGCCGTGCGGATCGGGTTCGCCCACGACCCGCACTTCGAGGACTCGGGCCGCTGGATCGAGGTCGACGTCGACACCGCCGTCGGGCCGATGACGTTCGTCAGCGCCTACGTGCACTCCGGCGAGGTCGGCACCCCGCAGCAGGACGACAAGTACCGGTTCCTCGACGCCATGGACGTGCGGCTGGCCGAACTCGGTAAGGTCGCGGCCGACTCGGGCCGTGAGGCGCTCGTGGCGGGCGACCTCAACATCGGGCACACCGAGCGCGACATCAAGAACTGGAAGGGGAACCGCGGCAAGGCGGGTTTCCTCGAGGACGAGCGCGCCCACTTCGACCACTGGTTCGACGGCCTCGGCTGGGTCGACACCCAGCGCAGGCTCGCCGGTGACGTCGACGGCCCCTTCGCCTGGTGGTCGTGGCGTGGGCAGGCGTTCGACAACGACACGGGCTGGCGCATCGACTACCAGCTCGTCACCCCGGGCCTCGCCGAGCGGCTGCGGACGGTCGAGACCGACCGCGCCGCCAGCTACGCCGAGCGGTTCTCCGACCACGCCCCGGTCGTGGCGGTCTACTCCGCCTGAGGGTTCCCTCCCGATCGGCTGGGAGTTCCGTCGGCCCCCTCGAGATGGGCGCCGGGAGTCCTAGCGTGAGGACATGACCTCCCGGTCGGTGGTGTCCCCGTGAGCGCGTGGGTGGGTGGGCTGCCCCCGGCGGCGGCCGCCCGCGTGGCCCGGCAACGGGCGAGCGGCGCCACGGGCTCGTTCCTGTCGGCGCCCGCCGCAGCGGCCGTCGCCGCCGCCGGCCTCGTCCCCGCCGGTGAGGTGTTCGGCTGCCTCGTGCAGAACATCGGCTGGACCGGCGGCCTGTGCGGCAACTGGTCCGGGATGGGCGGGATCGGCCCCGGCGGCTGGGGCTGGACCTCCCCGGTCGTCACGACCGGTGACCCGGGCGGCAACCGCAACGGGTCCGGCCCGTACGTCCGGGCGGTCGAGGGCGCCTGGAACGGCGCGCTGCACCGGATGCTGCTCGAGGCCGCGGCCCTCGAGGCGGACGGTGTCGTCGGGGTGGTCGTCCGGCGCGCCACCCTGGAGGGCACGGCCGTCGAGTTCACCGCGACGGGGACCGCCGTCCGCGCCGCCGGCCGCACCGGTGCCCCGCCCGCGTCCCCCTGGGCCACGGACCTCACCGCCGAGGACTGCGCCGCTGCCCTGCAGTCCGGTGTCGCCCCGCGAGCGCTCGTGCTGGGCCTGTCCGTCGCCACGAAGCACGAGGACCCGCAGCTCGCCCAGCAGCGGATGAGCTGGAGCGGGCAGGAGGTCGACGGCCTCACCGAACTCGTGACGCGGGCCCGCGCCGACGCCCGCCGCCGCCTGGCCGCGGACGCCCGACGGCACACCACCGGTGGCGGTCAGGTCGTGGTCAGCGGGATCGGGTTGACGAGCTTCGAGACCGTCTGCAACGGCAACGCCAAGGACCTCCACGCCGAGGCACTCTTCACCGGGACCCTCCTGCAGCGGGACCCGACCGTCCCGGTGCCCGCCGGTGCGGCTCGCCGCGTCCTGTCCGTCCTGCCCCTGAACCGCTGACCCTGGGAGAACCCGTGACCCCGCCGCCCGACGTCCCGCCCCTCGCCGACGTCCACCTGCCCGCCGACGCCCGCGAGCGGCTGGCCGGGATGCGCGGCGACCACGGCCGGGCGCTGTTCACGTCCGACCTGTCCGTCAACGAGTTCCTCCTCGTCCGCGAGGCCGGGTTCCGTCCCGTCGGACTCGTCCTGGGGTCCAGCGTC
Encoded proteins:
- the yidD gene encoding membrane protein insertion efficiency factor YidD, whose translation is MRSPAARVVEAAIAGYQHRLSPRKGWSCAHRLAHGGDSCSAAVRDQVHRRGVVGAVLPSAVRFLACYRAAVLLSPLEVQGFCCLGGIPIPFRFGGRNRP
- the purU gene encoding formyltetrahydrofolate deformylase, translated to MSTRPRVLTLSCPDRPGIVHAVTGALVALDANITESQQYGDPDTGLFTMRVAFDATASEEALRANLEVVAHRFDLSWTLSAADEPLPTLVMCSKQGHCLNDLLFRHRSGHLPVDIRAVVSNHTDLAPLADFYGVPFVHVPVTTGDAASKAAAEARMLDLVDEHGAELVVLARYMQVLSDDLCRSLSGRAINIHHSFLPSFKGARPYHQAHARGVKIIGATAHYVTADLDEGPIIEQEIERVDHRATAPELVRLGQDVEARTLARAVRWHAEQRVLLDGNRTVVFR
- a CDS encoding isochorismate synthase, which produces MAEAEAVALAVRAGATVFSGEKSTLVQTGPRPLVPGGSGLEQLRRTTAALDGAQTGVVAAGAVPFDLSTPGALRLGPAETTPGHLTLPPTGGGRRSTVARSRPVPPPAGYADAVRAALGRIHAGDVEKVVLARTLELEALDEWSVPDLLAELVSRNPAATALAVPLDDPADAGARWLVGASPELLLRRRGPSVLLRPLAGSIPRSPEPDEDMRRADALMASDKDRREHRFVVDAVVEALSPFCRTVNAPEPELVATPAVWHLATRITALLNDTDTTSVDLVAALHPTPAVGGSPRRAALDVIREVEGLDRGCYAGAVGWQDVHGDGEWVVAVRCAEVQGRTLRIFAGAGIVDGSDPDAEVAETAAKMRTVLDAAIAR
- the glyA gene encoding serine hydroxymethyltransferase, encoding MTDVQPTRSTGTSGVTDRPLAEVDPEIAAVLDAELGRQRDTLEMIASENFAPRSVLEAQGSVLTNKYAEGYPGKRYYGGCEHVDVAEELARSRAKALFGAEHANVQPHSGATANAAAMHAFIRGGDGILGLELAHGGHLTHGMKINFSGRMYDVSSYGVDPQTFRVDMDVVRATALQARPKLIIAGWSAYPRQLDFAAFREIADEVGAHLMVDMAHFAGLVAAGLHPSPVPHADVVTSTVHKTLAGPRSGLILTREEFAKKVDSAVFPGQQGGPLMHVVAAKAVAFKVAGSEEFAERQRRTLEGARIVAERLTAADVAEAGVSVLTGGTDVHLVLVDLRDSKLDGQQAEDRLHEVGITVNRNAVPFDPRPPMVTSGLRIGTPALATRGFGATEFTEVADVIAQALKPEFDADALRARVAKLTAEFPLYPSNQGVL
- a CDS encoding bifunctional methylenetetrahydrofolate dehydrogenase/methenyltetrahydrofolate cyclohydrolase → MSAVVLDGKAAAAAVKADLAERVAVLRAKGVVPGLGTVLVGDDPGSASYVRGKHRDCAEVGIESIRVELPATATQAEIESEIAQLNADPACTGFIVQLPLPSGVDANRVLEAVDPDKDADGLHPTNLGRLVLRVREEITSPLPCTPRGVIDLLLRHDVPLDGAEVVVVGRGVTVGRPIGLLLTRRHPNATVTLCHTGTKNLSEHLRRADVIVAAAGVPGLVTKEDVKPGAAVLDVGVSRVFDEAAGKNVLAGDIALDVAEVAGFMAPNPGGVGPMTRALLLTNVVESAERAAGLR
- a CDS encoding exodeoxyribonuclease III — encoded protein: MAPRKKKLTVATVNVNGVRAAVRRGMQPWLDGRDPDVLLLQEVRAPDAELRKALPGFTHVAHTEAAAKGRAGVAVASKREFSAVRIGFAHDPHFEDSGRWIEVDVDTAVGPMTFVSAYVHSGEVGTPQQDDKYRFLDAMDVRLAELGKVAADSGREALVAGDLNIGHTERDIKNWKGNRGKAGFLEDERAHFDHWFDGLGWVDTQRRLAGDVDGPFAWWSWRGQAFDNDTGWRIDYQLVTPGLAERLRTVETDRAASYAERFSDHAPVVAVYSA
- a CDS encoding heavy metal-binding domain-containing protein, whose product is MSAWVGGLPPAAAARVARQRASGATGSFLSAPAAAAVAAAGLVPAGEVFGCLVQNIGWTGGLCGNWSGMGGIGPGGWGWTSPVVTTGDPGGNRNGSGPYVRAVEGAWNGALHRMLLEAAALEADGVVGVVVRRATLEGTAVEFTATGTAVRAAGRTGAPPASPWATDLTAEDCAAALQSGVAPRALVLGLSVATKHEDPQLAQQRMSWSGQEVDGLTELVTRARADARRRLAADARRHTTGGGQVVVSGIGLTSFETVCNGNAKDLHAEALFTGTLLQRDPTVPVPAGAARRVLSVLPLNR